The window TCGGCGAAATCGTATTTATGTTGATTGAAGATTATCAGCACAGAGCGAATTGAGCGTAAAAATCTAAACTTATAGTATAGAAATTAATCAAAATCAGCGTTCTCTGCAAAAGTATTTAACtaggaattaaaatttttttcaacaGACCTTGAATTCAAAAGCATTCGCAAAAAACACTGGCAGAAGTAGATagtttaatatttgtttacaTATGTCGATATAAATGTGAACTTGTAATTCTGTTTCTgagttaattaattataagAAGTAGTACTTGCATAGTACTTTCTATTGATACTCAAATCAtttagtttttcatttaaccATGGAAGAAGATATACCACATTCACGTAAGCTCCAGGAACATCAGGTGAACCACAACCAATACCTCAAGCAACCATGCCAACTTGAAAATACCGATTTTTAGAACCTGATACAGGACAGATTAAGGGACTGCCACCATCGCCTAGGCAAGCATCAACATTCCTCTGACCGCCAGCGCACAATAAACTTTGATCCAGCTGATAGCGGGGACCCAGACGAGTTTTTTGAAACTTAGCATTACATTCACTTTGCAAGAGAACGGGCATAACAAGTTTTTTCAATCTCATCTGATAGTCAAATTGTCTAAATGTGACTGATCCCCATCCTGTAACAATGCACTGCGATTTATCGAGCAACTCAAACTCATTGAAAATGGGCAAACAGATGGGTCTAATATGAACTTCACCACTTAATGGAGTGTCAAGGATTAAAAGCGTATCAGTATCATAATGCTCATGTGTGATAATCTGTTTGACTCTCCTTTCTTGGTATGGATGCTGAATCTGCCTGTTTGTGTGATCGTATTCGCCAGCACGGACAAAGAGAACATCAGTCGTTTTGTTTTCCGCGATACGGGCAGTTGTTAGGACAACAGTGGGCGCTATTAATGAACCGCCGCCAACGTAAATGGTGAAAACATCAACAGGATTAAAATCGCGCTCCAAAATTGCTATCATCCAGGGAAATTCTCCAAAAGTAGACAGTTTACTAGACGCGTTACCAGGAGTGCCAAATCCACGAGGCTGCATATCATTTATATGGATGGCTTGATTTTGCTGtccaaaaattaaacaaatgaaacttGGAATATCTATAAAATAAGAGACTTACCTCCAAGGATGTGTCGCAGCAGACGTGTGGAGCAATACAAGCTGAGTAGGAGGAACTGTGGTGAGTTCTTCCATGTAGGCAATCTGCTCGTTTGACACAAATGTGTCTTGGACCACAGGAAATATTCTTTGGCTTTGAAGTTGTTGTAGAGTCTGGTCTATCAAAAAATGAATAGTCGATTTCCATGGAACTGTCGTCGTCATCTTTATCATCTGCAtgacaaatgaaatgaagaaTAAAAAGAACAGGAGAACAAATAAAACTCGCCTCATCTTTTCGATTAAAAATAACTAACTAAAAGCAATGCTATCACAATTTAAATAACACAAACAGTTCGAACACTGcattttattatacccttaTACCCGAAAGGAGTATATTCATTGAGCAGCGggtaaaataaaacatttccgaccatataaagaatatattacAATTCATTATTAATCCGTGTCCGTCCATACTAACATGGGATAAAACCGTATGCTAGGATATTCTTTCAACACTTTAGTTACTAGTAAGATAACAAATCttaagggtatacaaactttggcAAGGCTTAGGCTTTTAGTTGTTTTTGAACTTATCAGCTAGAATGTTGATAACGAATATAAAAAGACAGCGTCCACATATTCAGACATCAGTTTGCTTCCAAAATACAACCCCGTCGCATTAACGATGTGGAGCtcattgtgtttttatttcttagCTCTACTTTCACTTAACACACTTCGATTCTCTTCATCTTGCACAGAGCCCAACAAGTGTGTACCTCGAATTGTGTGTCCTCATGGATCAATCGTTAATTACGACAGTGGCATATTATTGTTTCGACATAAACCTTTATGTGATTTGTATACTGTCTGTTGTGCTCCCGTAATTCAAGTAAGATATCATATTAATTGTATTACAGGCCGATTCAAATGCGTTATAAGTATTACAATTGTTGTACAAAATGTTCTTATTgcattatattttattttaggaATCTACTATTTATCGAAATGATCTGTATGGGGCGTTTTTAACATCGGTGAGTTAATTATAAGGGAAATTGTATATTGTCGCTTAAATACATAATAGGCAGAGAGTATTTTCATGATCAGCAAGACAATCTTTTAACCTTAGACACCCTAGAAAACgtatataatttatgtagCTCTCAGCCCATCTACTGAACTCGCTTCCGCATGGCCGCATGGCCAAATTAACAGTCGCCCAACTGACACAAAAGGTCTATGTAAGACTTCGGATTGGCGTCCACCGGCTGCACCTAACCTAGCCCATGAATgtacataaaaaaataaatatttgtcatTATGATCGGGCAGCTATATCAAATTCATAGCTCCAATAGAAGCTATCGCCTTGAAACATAATATTAATGATAACGAGAATCCGGGTTTGAGTCCCAGACTAGTGAACGGATGTAGTTTTTCGTCTACCACACAACCGTCGTTTCGTCGTTTTTCACAACCACAAATATCCTATACTGATCATATTGCTAatcagtttatttttttttgtttctttgttataGGGAAAATGTAATACAAAAACTTGCAATTGAATGTGAAATTCACATTCTTCTCATagttgttaaatattttttgttttagtgtcTATAGTTTTCTTATTAATCATAATCATttccaaattttattttaggAGCCGAGTGTTACAAGTGTTACATCAGAAAAACCTTCAACTCATATGGTCAAACAAGTAAATGAGATTTTCAATCTAGCAACTAAGGTAATTGCCATACAATAACAAATTGATCTAAGATTGTTGAGAGGTATGAAAGGCTTcatcattttcaatttctttatttaactTTAGTTGCCTTGTCTTAGAACAATATCTGAAGAGCCTACGATTTCTTTGAATGACTTGATTGAAACAGATTTTAATACTGAAAACAGAAAAGATTCCGAAGCTCAGGTATGATACACACTTACCTTCAAACTTTAAACGTTCAAACGTTACAATACATTatcaatacattttttttatgcttgcgtatatttaaaattaaggaattgataatttttttaaaattttattatttacttaAAGGAGCCCAGTATTTATTTCAAACCTAAAGGTTGCGGATACAGCAACCAAAATGGACTCGAAGCGACTCAGGCAAGTGCAGATAATGAGGCGGACATCAATGAATTTCCCTGGGTAGTAATTGTATATAATCGTactattgaaaatattttgggAGGTGGCTCTCTAATAGCACCCAATGTAGTGCTAACGAAAGCTAAACACATTGCAAATATGTCGCCACGAGATATCATAATTAGAGTTGGTGAATGGCacacaaaaagtaaaattgagTCCTATCCATCTGAGGACAAGGAAGTGACCACAATCGAGAAACACAGCCGATTCAATGACACTAACGGAGATTATAATGCGGCGTTACTTATTTTAAAAAGTTCCTTCAAAATCCGTCCTAATATAAGTCCGATTTGCTTGGCCCCAGAGAGGACATCATATGATTCTTCACGCTGCTTCGTTGCTGGATGGGGCAAGAAGATCCatgaagatgatgataatTCATTTGCCCTAATTCAAAAGAAGATTGATCTCCCAATTGTTGGTAGATATCGCTGTGAATCGTTATTGCGACAAACAATTTTGGGCGTCGACTTTCAGCTTAAGGAGAGTTTTATTTGTGCTGGCGGTGAGAAGGATAAGGGCTCCTGCATTGGTGATGGCGGTGCACCCCTTTTTTGTCCTATTCCACGGCAAAAAAATCGCTATGTCCAGGTGGGCATTGTCAATTGGGGTATTCTGTGTGGTTATGAAAATGTGCCCGCTGCTTATACGTCCGTTTCGTACATAAGATCATGGATCGATCAGAAGATGATGGAACATTCAGTTAATTCAAGTTATTACACAGCCTGATATATGTATGATAAGAATTAAGTCCacatttataatttaataaagtagTTGAACATGGGAAAAGGCTTAAAGGACAACTATGGAACGATGATGAAAGAAACTTTTCCCTAATTCAGATACCCCTGGGCACTGTTTACGTAAATTCAAGTTGACTTGTGCTTTACATTTAATGGAAgggaaaaaatttttattaaaaatgtgcTACGATAAACGAGAGAgatgaaatttttgattataaaGTCGACTTTATATCTCAGCGTAGGTCTCAAGGTAGCTTATTAGTGACCATTatctttgaaaaaaaaaatatagcaTAATATAGTTGATGTTAATATTTTCTCTATTATTGATATTAAGGATAAGATTGTAGCAACAAGTtgacattttcaaaatatatattcaaattctGTTTGGGAATCAATCACAATTCATACTAAGTGTGAACCATTATATCGCTTGGTCTATGATGCAGACTTTTGGGTCCTCTCTCAGTAAAAATGAGTTGTTACTTGGGTCAGTTGGTTGGCAGGCAGGAACTTCCTGGGAGAGTGGTCTACTTTGCCGACGTGCCACGCGGTTTTTCAAGAACATTTGTAAGTGTGTGTATTTActtctgtatgtatgtatgtatacatatttccTGGACAAAGTAACT is drawn from Drosophila willistoni isolate 14030-0811.24 chromosome 2R unlocalized genomic scaffold, UCI_dwil_1.1 Seg167, whole genome shotgun sequence and contains these coding sequences:
- the LOC6643995 gene encoding phenoloxidase-activating factor 2, whose protein sequence is MVKQVNEIFNLATKLPCLRTISEEPTISLNDLIETDFNTENRKDSEAQEPSIYFKPKGCGYSNQNGLEATQASADNEADINEFPWVVIVYNRTIENILGGGSLIAPNVVLTKAKHIANMSPRDIIIRVGEWHTKSKIESYPSEDKEVTTIEKHSRFNDTNGDYNAALLILKSSFKIRPNISPICLAPERTSYDSSRCFVAGWGKKIHEDDDNSFALIQKKIDLPIVGRYRCESLLRQTILGVDFQLKESFICAGGEKDKGSCIGDGGAPLFCPIPRQKNRYVQVGIVNWGILCGYENVPAAYTSVSYIRSWIDQKMMEHSVNSSYYTA
- the LOC26529594 gene encoding LOW QUALITY PROTEIN: phenoloxidase-activating factor 2 (The sequence of the model RefSeq protein was modified relative to this genomic sequence to represent the inferred CDS: substituted 1 base at 1 genomic stop codon) encodes the protein MQPRGFGTPGNASSKLSTFGEFPWMIAILERDFNPVDVFTIYVGGGSLIAPTVVLTTARIAENKTTDVLFVRAGEYDHTNRQIQHPYQERRVKQIITHEHYDTDTLLILDTPLSGEVHIRPICLPIFNEFELLDKSQCIVTGWGSVTFRQFDYQMRLKKLVMPVLLQSECNAKFQKTRLGPRYQLDQSLLCAGGQRNVDACLGDGGSPLICPVSGSKNRYFQVGMVAXGIGCGSPDVPGAYVNVVYLLPWLNEKLNDLSINRKYYASTTSYN